The stretch of DNA TCCAAGGCCAATGACAGTCTTGCCTGCTCCACAAGGCATAACCATAACTCCGCTGCCTCCTGGATTTTTCGATTCTCCAATAAAGCTGCGGATGCTGTCGCTCTGATAGTCTCTTAAACCAAACGGGGTTCCTTTCCGTGTTGTAGTCCGAAGAGACAGCTTAAGTGAAGACCCGCTATGATAGCCTGCCTTGTCCAACACCGGGTACCCGAGCCGGGTGAGCTCCATCTTAAGGATCCCCCTGTATTCTCCCGCTATCTCGGCAGTGCTTGGATCAAGGCGGCGCCAACCATAGTTGCGAAGAACTTTGAAGCCTCCGATTTCGTCAAGAATTTGCGGATCAGAGGCCTTAAGCTCCAGGCAGCCCTTACCAGCAGCCGATGCATAGAGAACAAGCCTGCCATACCTGGACATCCAGAGAGAAATATGATCTTTCACCTGAAGCGGAATATCCCAGCGTGAAACCTGCTGCAGTCTCAGAATCACCTCCTGGGCATTCACGCCTGCAGCCGCCGCGTTCCATAGTGATAATGGAGTTATACGGTACGTATGAAAAGATGCAGGACTTTTCACAAGCTCTGCAAATCCGGAAATCCTATCTCTTGCTTCTTCAAAGGACGGGTGAGCTGTTTCTAGCAATAAAGTGAGGTCATTCTGTACAATGCAGGCGCCATGCTCATTCATTCAACATCACCTTTTTTATTCTTTTTATGTAGTTTTTTACATCTGTGATATATAAAAAGATGACCTTGGAAAGGCCTCCCTTTTTTTAAGACTAAGCCTCTCCTATGGTCATCATGGCATTTGATATCCGAATCATACTCCAAAAATATAACGATTAGTGAACCTGCTCGGAAATTTGGCTAAGCGCCTCACCGGCTTCATCTGAGAAAATATTACGCACAGCCATGTCTCCGATCGAAACAATGCCGATCAGCTTCTTGCCCTCTGTCACGGGAAGACGGCGAATTTGCTGCTCGGCCATCAGCTCGGAAGCCTCATCAATCGTCATATCCACACTTGCTGTGCGAATTCCTTGCGTCATAACCTCAGCTACTTCAGTAGATCCAGGTTTCTTCTCCGCAATCCCGCGAACCACTAGGTCACGGTCGGTAATTACACCAATGAGCGTAGAACCATCCTGATCTACAACAGGAATAAAACCCGTATCATGCTGCTTCATCTTCACAGCTGCTTCATAAATATTATCCTTGCGGTTTACTGTAACTACATCCTCAGTCATAATTTGGCTGACCTTCATAATGACATCCCTCCCTCGGGAAATAAGCTTCCCCGAAAGCCCGCTTCTCATTCACAGATGACAGTTACAAATCCGACATAAAGGATTCCGTGAGCGAAATAAGCAGCCCAGCTGCATTCAGTATTGCATTCTCGTCAAAATCGAACATAGGATGATGGTGCGGGTACACCACTCCTTTGTCCGAGTTGCCCGCCCCTACCAGCACAAAACAGCCGGGAACCTTTTGCAGGTAATACGCAAAATCCTCTGCAGGCATAATAGGCTGGGTCAGCTCAGGAGAAAGGCTGGGCACCTCAGCACAAACCTGGAAGAACCGCTCTGTCTCTCCAGGATGGTTCATAAGCGTTGGATAGCCAAGCACATATTGAACCGTAGCCTCTGCGCCGTATGCCTTCCCGGTATGCTCCACAAGCTCTGATATACGCTCCCTGATCAGCACGCGCGTCTCTTCACGAAAACAGCGCACGGTTCCTGACAGGCGGCACCGTTCTGCAATCACGTTCTGAACGGTTCCTCCCTGGATGGCACCAATGGTGACCACAGCCGGATCCAGCGGATTTACCGAGCGGCTGACAACGCTCTGTAGCTGCATAACGAGTGAAGCTCCGGCAACTACACTATCCACGGCATTATGAGGCATTCCTCCATGCCCGCCGCGACCATGAATGTCTACGAAGAATTCGTCTGTTGAGGCCATAAGCGGTCCCGGGGCACTGGCCGCCTTTCCTACAGAAATTGGTGTCCACAAATGCACGCCGTATATGACGTCTACCCCATCAAGCGCGCCTCCTTCTATCATACCAACAGCCCCGCCGGGACAGA from Paenibacillus sp. CAA11 encodes:
- a CDS encoding CBS domain-containing protein, with the translated sequence MRSGLSGKLISRGRDVIMKVSQIMTEDVVTVNRKDNIYEAAVKMKQHDTGFIPVVDQDGSTLIGVITDRDLVVRGIAEKKPGSTEVAEVMTQGIRTASVDMTIDEASELMAEQQIRRLPVTEGKKLIGIVSIGDMAVRNIFSDEAGEALSQISEQVH
- a CDS encoding M20 metallopeptidase family protein, with amino-acid sequence MDWEELKSRHPLMVTRRRYLHQHPELSFHEGQTAAYVAEILSQAGIPYRMNVGGHGIVASIQGELPGKTVALRADMDALPIQDEKSCAYASTVPGVMHACGHDGHTATLLAVAEYFASRRSELHGEVRFLFQPAEEVCPGGAVGMIEGGALDGVDVIYGVHLWTPISVGKAASAPGPLMASTDEFFVDIHGRGGHGGMPHNAVDSVVAGASLVMQLQSVVSRSVNPLDPAVVTIGAIQGGTVQNVIAERCRLSGTVRCFREETRVLIRERISELVEHTGKAYGAEATVQYVLGYPTLMNHPGETERFFQVCAEVPSLSPELTQPIMPAEDFAYYLQKVPGCFVLVGAGNSDKGVVYPHHHPMFDFDENAILNAAGLLISLTESFMSDL